Proteins from a single region of Macrobrachium nipponense isolate FS-2020 chromosome 11, ASM1510439v2, whole genome shotgun sequence:
- the LOC135214502 gene encoding cytochrome P450 2U1-like, which yields MTWLTLVLLGLVAFIAYLVFNQPDSKGMPPGPKGLPLVGNVFDLLFMKSPEYFNKMAEIHGPLYSIQLGLKRVVVINSSHWLTQAFVRQGDMFNHRPRGTVLSFIMGGKGIADAEDQVWRDSRRFTLHVLRDFGMGKSSVEAYVNRELHDFLETVQKKVGQPYDIHYDMATSVLNIVWHMFVGERFQMEDKNLKWIVDSLEMSLTLVEQGGFLNYTPMLQFIGTFLKPKAFKVGLNVKHRLDYFTKLIEEHKENLDNPDRGNDFIYQYLLEQRKQIEQGKENITFTDNQLKWLISDLFIVGLDTTVTTLRWCMLFLVRHPEIQEKLFQELEAEIGIDRHPTYEDRLRMPYTEAFITEIFRYGSITPLALHGNPEETTLNGYRIPKRSWIIGNIYGIHWDRKVWKDPENFRPERFIDESGQLVRSENVVGFSVGRRNCLGESLARIETFQFLTGMLQKFKFGIPPGDKIPSTDYHCGVTLNPKAFKLMVTERFAKAG from the exons ATGACGTGGTTAACTCTGGTACTTCTTGGGTTAGTGGCATTCATTGCGTACTTGGTCTTCAATCAGCCAGACTCGAAGGGTATGCCTCCAGGACCGAAGGGACTGCCTCTCGTTGGCAATGTGTTTGATCTACTCTTCATGAAGTCTCCAGAATACTTCAACAA AATGGCGGAAATACACGGTCCTTTATACAGCATCCAGTTGGGTCTTAAACGAGTTGTTGTTATCAACTCCTCACACTGGTTGACACAAGCTTTTGTCAGACAAGGAGACATGTTTAACCATCGACCCAGAGGAACAGTCCTCAGCTTCATAATGGGCGGTAAAG GTATTGCTGATGCTGAGGATCAGGTCTGGCGGGACTCGAGGCGTTTCACTCTCCATGTGCTTCGAGATTTTGGGATGGGAAAGAGTTCTGTGGAGGCATACGTCAACAGGGAGCTTCATGACTTCTTGGAGACAGTACAG AAAAAGGTAGGCCAACCTTACGACATCCATTATGATATGGCTACATCTGTCCTCAACATCGTATGGCACATGTTCGTTGGCGAGCGTTTCCAGATGGAAGATAAGAACTTGAAGTGGATCGTGGATTCCTTGGAGATGTCCCTGACCCTGGTGGAACAGGGCGGCTTCCTCAATTACACCCCTATGTTACA atttatcGGCACTTTCTTGAAACCAAAGGCCTTCAAAGTTGGACTAAACGTAAAACATCGGCTTGATTATTTCACAAAACTGATCGAAGAGCACAAGGAAAATCTGGACAACCCTGACCGTGGCAATGATTTCATATATCAGTACCTTCTCGAGCAGAGAAAACAAATAGAGCAAGGCAAAGAGAATATAACATTTACAG ACAACCAGCTGAAATGGTTAATCAGTGACCTCTTCATAGTGGGCCTTGACACAACGGTAACAACACTTCGCTGGTGCATGCTCTTCCTCGTCAGACACCCAGAAATACAGGAGAAACTCTTCCAAGAGTTGGAGGCTGAAATTGGCATAGATCGTCACCCGAC CTACGAAGACCGCCTGAGGATGCCTTACACCGAAGCATTCATCACAGAAATCTTCCGTTACGGCTCAATCACACCGCTGGCTCTTCACGGAAACCCCGAGGAAACGACGCTGAACGGCTACAGAATCCCGAAGAGGTCCTGGATTATCGGAAATATCTACGGAATTCACTGGGATAGAA AGGTGTGGAAAGACCCTGAAAATTTCCGACCAGAAAGATTCATTGACGAGTCAGGTCAGCTTGTGCGGTCTGAGAACGTCGTGGGATTCTCTGTGG GTCGTAGGAACTGCCTTGGAGAGTCCTTGGCTAGGATCGAAACCTTCCAGTTTCTGACGGGAATGCTACAGAAGTTCAAGTTCGGTATCCCTCCGGGCGACAAGATCCCGAGCACAGATTACCACTGTGGAGTTACTCTAAACCCCAAGGCCTTCAAACTTATGGTGACAGAAAGATTTGCTAAAGCTGGATGA